The following proteins come from a genomic window of Pseudomonas sp. Z8(2022):
- a CDS encoding phasin family protein — translation MSKVAVKKKVEAVVEDKAGLFDDVKGYARKIYLAGLGAYAKAGVEGAEYFKELVKAGESVESKGKKLVDEQVEAANSQIESVKQSVNSNVTRVKGKVEVQLDKIEKAFDTRVAAALNRIGIPSKQDVEALSAKLDELSALLEHVARTK, via the coding sequence ATGTCGAAAGTTGCCGTGAAGAAAAAAGTCGAAGCCGTGGTCGAAGACAAGGCCGGTCTGTTCGACGACGTGAAGGGCTACGCCCGCAAGATCTACCTCGCCGGCCTGGGTGCTTACGCCAAGGCAGGTGTGGAGGGGGCCGAATACTTCAAGGAGCTGGTCAAGGCCGGTGAAAGCGTAGAGAGCAAAGGCAAGAAACTGGTCGACGAACAGGTAGAGGCCGCCAACAGCCAGATCGAATCGGTCAAGCAGTCGGTCAATTCCAATGTCACCAGAGTCAAAGGCAAGGTCGAAGTGCAGCTCGACAAGATCGAGAAGGCTTTCGACACTCGCGTGGCTGCCGCTCTGAACCGTATCGGCATTCCGTCCAAGCAGGATGTTGAAGCACTCTCTGCTAAGCTGGATGAGCTGAGCGCGTTGCTCGAGCATGTCGCGCGTACCAAATAA